From Thermoflavifilum aggregans, a single genomic window includes:
- the secDF gene encoding protein translocase subunit SecDF codes for MQIKGLVKFFTVVLILISLYQLSFTWVVKRYESKIRKEAQAFVNKHYPSPSEKYPQDAALQKAYADTLEQLIEDRMQHIEDSTRDEVIYNTLINKYTYEQAKEQELNLGLDLQGGMNVVLEVSVEDLIRSMANNSKDPAFNRALELASQRRGSSGKDFVTLFYEAWKEVKPANERLAPLFVSAFQNKINYNSSDDQVINIIRNEANDAIKRTYNVLLQRIDKFGVAQPNINLDLNRGIITVELPGVHNPDRVRKYLQATAKLEFWETYELDQNFYNNVLVPMNNAIAQYLASENTSADTSHSAAGSKTTSANAQSDTSGNSLRSFIHEQAAHTKSDTTGNELLAQQKQNPLFAILHQSTGRPVIGTIRLADTPLFNYYLSLDAVKNVLPRDLKFLYGSETSNRNKKSDFVNLYAIKTIPGSDQPPLDGSHVVDARADVSPTGGGYEVEMRMDNTGARIWKKLTGDNIGKCIAIVLDDEVVSAPVVQSEISGGVSSITGNFTAQEAQDLANILQTGKLPVPAHIVQEQVVGPTLGKESIQAGIKSFVLSFVIIFILMLIYFNNGGMVANIALILNLLFTVGVLAALGATLTMPGIAGLVLTIGMAVDTNVIIFERIKEELYQGKGYLQAIADGYRHSYAPVLDAHVTMLLTAIILYYFGLGPVRGFATTQILGILLSLFTGILVSRLVEDFWTNKKRHFEYFTRLSRAIFRKAHFKFIENRKYAYIISGILMLLGLTSYFHGFNEGVEFKGGRSYDIQFTQAYTTEEIAKSLQPLLGEFPVVKTLGTHHVMNITTSYLIDQSGEKIDSTVQHTLFVGLQPYLPKGTDFQTFRTKYIIGSQTVLPTISEDLKRGAVKATIFAVIIIFLYILIRFRRWQYSLGTILSLVHDVLVILFVFSYLRKWIPELEINQQFIAAILTVIGYSMNDTIIVFDRVREYFREMKGADKVTVIDKAINDTLTRTIMTSLTVFVTILILFLFGGESIRGFSFAMLVGIVTGTYSSIFIASPVLVDFDRKNRLHTRESAGVKAPAYASRKATAK; via the coding sequence ATGCAGATCAAGGGTTTAGTGAAATTTTTCACCGTGGTGCTGATCCTTATTTCCCTCTATCAGCTCTCTTTCACATGGGTGGTGAAGCGGTATGAATCCAAAATCAGAAAAGAAGCTCAGGCATTTGTAAACAAACATTATCCTTCTCCATCTGAGAAGTATCCCCAGGATGCAGCGCTTCAGAAAGCCTATGCAGACACCCTGGAACAGCTGATTGAGGACCGCATGCAGCATATTGAAGACAGCACCCGCGATGAAGTGATCTACAATACGTTGATCAATAAATACACCTACGAACAGGCCAAGGAGCAGGAACTCAATCTGGGCCTTGATCTGCAGGGAGGCATGAACGTGGTGCTGGAAGTATCCGTTGAGGACCTGATTCGTTCCATGGCCAACAATTCAAAAGATCCCGCATTCAACCGAGCACTGGAACTGGCCAGCCAACGCAGAGGTAGCAGCGGAAAGGATTTTGTAACTCTGTTCTATGAGGCATGGAAAGAAGTGAAACCTGCCAATGAACGGCTGGCTCCTTTGTTTGTGAGTGCTTTTCAGAATAAAATCAACTACAATTCCTCGGATGATCAGGTAATCAATATTATCCGCAACGAAGCCAATGATGCCATCAAACGTACCTATAACGTACTGTTGCAGCGTATTGACAAATTCGGTGTGGCTCAACCCAATATCAATCTGGATCTGAACAGAGGCATCATCACGGTAGAGTTGCCGGGTGTGCACAACCCCGATCGGGTGCGGAAATACCTGCAGGCAACAGCCAAACTGGAATTCTGGGAAACCTACGAGCTGGACCAAAATTTTTACAACAATGTGCTGGTGCCCATGAACAATGCCATTGCGCAATATCTGGCCAGTGAAAACACAAGTGCTGATACCAGCCATTCAGCTGCCGGATCAAAAACAACTTCTGCAAACGCACAATCCGATACCTCAGGCAACAGCCTGCGCTCCTTCATTCATGAACAAGCAGCCCATACCAAGTCCGACACCACCGGCAATGAGCTCTTAGCCCAGCAAAAGCAAAACCCCTTGTTTGCTATCCTGCATCAGTCCACCGGTCGCCCGGTTATCGGAACAATTCGGCTGGCCGATACGCCTCTGTTCAATTACTATCTTTCCCTGGACGCAGTGAAAAATGTGCTGCCGCGGGATCTGAAATTTTTATACGGATCTGAAACCAGCAACCGCAACAAGAAAAGCGATTTCGTCAATTTGTATGCCATTAAAACTATTCCCGGCTCGGATCAACCGCCGCTCGATGGCTCCCATGTCGTAGATGCACGGGCCGACGTAAGTCCTACCGGTGGAGGATATGAGGTGGAAATGCGTATGGATAACACCGGGGCACGTATTTGGAAAAAATTAACTGGCGATAATATCGGTAAATGCATTGCCATTGTGCTGGATGATGAAGTGGTATCAGCTCCTGTGGTGCAATCAGAAATTTCCGGTGGGGTTTCTTCCATCACGGGCAATTTCACGGCACAGGAAGCACAGGATCTTGCCAATATCCTGCAAACCGGTAAACTGCCTGTGCCGGCTCACATCGTACAGGAACAGGTAGTTGGCCCCACCCTGGGTAAAGAATCCATCCAGGCCGGCATCAAGTCGTTCGTACTATCTTTTGTCATCATTTTCATCCTAATGTTGATTTATTTCAACAATGGAGGTATGGTGGCCAACATTGCGCTGATTCTCAACCTGCTGTTTACAGTTGGTGTGTTGGCGGCCCTGGGAGCAACCCTCACGATGCCGGGTATTGCTGGTCTTGTCCTTACCATTGGTATGGCTGTAGACACCAATGTGATCATCTTCGAACGCATCAAGGAAGAACTCTACCAGGGCAAAGGCTATCTGCAGGCCATTGCCGACGGATACCGCCATTCCTATGCTCCTGTACTGGATGCCCACGTGACGATGCTGCTCACGGCCATCATCCTGTATTATTTCGGGCTGGGCCCGGTGCGGGGTTTTGCAACCACCCAGATTTTGGGTATCCTGCTGTCCCTGTTTACGGGTATTCTGGTATCCCGACTGGTTGAAGATTTCTGGACAAACAAGAAAAGGCATTTTGAATATTTCACCAGGCTTTCACGCGCCATCTTCCGCAAAGCCCACTTCAAATTCATCGAAAACCGCAAATATGCCTATATCATTTCAGGCATCCTGATGTTGTTAGGCCTGACTTCTTATTTTCACGGCTTTAACGAAGGCGTGGAATTCAAAGGAGGCCGTAGCTATGATATTCAGTTTACCCAGGCCTATACCACAGAAGAAATCGCCAAGTCTCTACAACCTTTGCTGGGTGAGTTTCCAGTGGTAAAAACCCTGGGCACACATCATGTGATGAACATCACCACCTCGTATCTGATTGATCAGAGTGGCGAAAAAATTGATTCCACCGTGCAGCATACGCTGTTTGTGGGCCTGCAACCCTATTTGCCAAAGGGCACCGATTTCCAGACTTTCCGCACGAAATATATCATTGGTTCCCAAACCGTATTGCCAACGATTTCCGAAGACCTGAAACGCGGTGCAGTGAAGGCTACCATCTTTGCGGTCATCATCATTTTCCTGTATATCCTGATTCGCTTCCGCAGATGGCAATATTCATTGGGTACCATTCTTTCATTGGTACACGACGTATTGGTAATATTGTTTGTGTTTTCCTATCTGCGCAAATGGATTCCGGAACTGGAAATCAATCAGCAATTCATTGCAGCTATTCTTACCGTCATCGGATATTCCATGAACGACACAATTATTGTATTCGACCGGGTACGGGAATACTTCCGAGAAATGAAAGGAGCTGATAAGGTAACCGTCATCGATAAAGCTATCAACGACACGCTGACAAGAACCATCATGACGTCTCTGACGGTATTTGTGACGATTCTGATTCTTTTCCTGTTTGGAGGTGAATCCATCCGTGGATTCTCATTTGCTATGTTGGTGGGAATTGTTACGGGGACTTATTCTTCCATTTTCATTGCTTCACCGGTACTGGTAGATTTTGACAGGAAGAATCGCCTACACACCCGTGAATCAGCCGGTGTGAAAGCGCCTGCCTATGCATCGCGGAAAGCCACGGCAAAATAA
- a CDS encoding SDR family oxidoreductase, translating into MASLLITGASGGLGPAVVDRLLRDGWSLSVAVHNSQSAEKLQSQFSGSALEIHQVDITRRDQVRKWVQSSHQIYGLVHLAGGFRGASQLSDAQEADFEFLFGLHARATFYLLAEILPILKQKGEGAIVTIAARTAIRPGKEAALYAASKAAELTLTLAAAEEGRPFQVRANCILPAVIRTPANMQGASEKEIAKWTDPQDIAELIAFLVSDRAKSITGTTFPMYGGISA; encoded by the coding sequence ATGGCAAGCTTATTGATTACCGGTGCTTCCGGCGGATTGGGACCTGCAGTAGTTGACCGGCTTCTCAGGGATGGGTGGTCACTGAGTGTGGCTGTACACAATTCGCAATCTGCGGAAAAATTGCAAAGTCAATTTTCAGGTTCAGCCCTGGAGATTCATCAGGTGGATATTACCCGGCGTGATCAGGTAAGAAAATGGGTACAATCTTCCCATCAAATCTATGGCTTGGTGCATCTGGCCGGGGGATTTCGCGGAGCTTCCCAGCTCTCCGATGCACAAGAGGCAGATTTTGAATTTTTATTTGGCTTGCATGCCCGGGCTACTTTTTATTTACTGGCGGAAATTTTACCCATACTGAAACAAAAAGGCGAAGGAGCGATTGTTACCATAGCAGCCCGGACAGCTATCAGGCCGGGCAAGGAGGCTGCTTTGTATGCTGCCAGCAAGGCTGCTGAACTAACCCTTACACTGGCTGCCGCAGAAGAAGGCCGACCCTTTCAGGTGCGGGCCAATTGCATTTTACCTGCCGTTATTCGTACACCTGCCAATATGCAGGGCGCTTCTGAAAAAGAAATAGCCAAATGGACAGATCCGCAGGATATAGCCGAGCTAATTGCCTTTCTGGTTTCTGATCGCGCCAAATCCATTACAGGCACAACATTCCCCATGTACGGAGGAATATCAGCCTGA
- a CDS encoding Gfo/Idh/MocA family oxidoreductase, producing MTNQSPVPVPVSVALIGFGLSGKYFHAPFLKVNPCYQITAVMQRHGEDSRAMFPQAALFRDFHELLRQANAELVIITTPNDTHFQLAMQALKAGKHVVVEKPVTLSTNEMAELMAYAEKNNQLLVPFHNRRFDSGFRTVQQMVQSSLIGEIVEAWLQFDRWRPQPRVHWRERALPGSGILYDLGPHLIDQALCLFGKPQAVTAYLGRQRPGAQVEDMFEIWLAYETLMVKLHAGMLVCDPTPRYLLRANGGAFVKYSDDPQEALLRQGHLPNNPYWGTEPPEAWGIMYKNPASAEAFPSLRGDYGLFYRQLYEAIRHQQKPPVTAMDGYHTIQLIELAMESHRSRQWLSLN from the coding sequence ATGACAAACCAATCTCCTGTTCCTGTTCCCGTTTCTGTGGCATTGATTGGGTTTGGACTTTCCGGGAAATATTTTCATGCTCCGTTTTTGAAAGTGAATCCCTGCTATCAGATAACAGCCGTTATGCAGCGTCACGGCGAAGATAGTCGGGCGATGTTTCCGCAGGCAGCATTATTCCGGGATTTCCATGAACTTCTTCGCCAGGCAAATGCAGAGCTGGTGATTATCACCACGCCCAACGATACGCATTTTCAACTGGCCATGCAGGCACTGAAAGCTGGCAAACATGTGGTAGTGGAAAAACCCGTAACCCTTTCGACCAACGAGATGGCTGAACTGATGGCGTATGCAGAAAAAAATAACCAGCTGCTAGTTCCTTTTCACAACCGGCGATTTGACAGCGGATTCAGAACTGTTCAGCAAATGGTGCAATCGAGTTTGATAGGTGAAATCGTTGAGGCCTGGCTTCAGTTTGATCGCTGGCGGCCACAGCCACGTGTACACTGGCGGGAACGGGCGCTGCCCGGAAGCGGCATTCTCTATGATCTGGGACCTCATCTGATAGATCAGGCGCTCTGTTTGTTTGGCAAGCCGCAAGCCGTGACGGCATACCTGGGCCGGCAACGCCCTGGGGCACAGGTGGAAGATATGTTTGAAATCTGGCTCGCCTATGAAACGTTGATGGTAAAACTTCATGCCGGCATGCTGGTATGCGACCCAACACCTCGTTACCTGCTCAGGGCAAACGGTGGTGCTTTTGTGAAATACAGCGATGACCCGCAGGAAGCCTTGCTCCGGCAAGGCCATTTGCCTAACAATCCCTACTGGGGTACTGAACCACCCGAAGCATGGGGTATTATGTACAAGAATCCCGCATCAGCAGAGGCTTTCCCCTCGCTGCGGGGCGACTATGGATTGTTTTACCGGCAACTCTACGAGGCTATCAGGCATCAGCAAAAACCGCCGGTAACGGCTATGGACGGCTATCACACCATTCAACTGATTGAACTGGCTATGGAAAGCCATCGCTCCAGGCAATGGTTATCATTGAACTGA
- a CDS encoding DUF2141 domain-containing protein, translating into MQHIRAKFRNLSLLLFSGLCLHLHVHAQFQLRIQVEGLRNHKGQLLLSLFNQAEGFPDQPEKSFRQMKIALHASQQPEGVWQGLPAGFYAVALLHDEDADGRIDVNWLGIPTEGVGISTRKKMLWGKPTFPSASFYLSHDTTIVIRVHYLL; encoded by the coding sequence ATGCAGCATATACGAGCAAAATTTAGAAACCTAAGCCTGTTGCTGTTTTCAGGATTATGCCTTCATCTGCATGTCCATGCCCAGTTTCAATTGCGTATTCAGGTGGAAGGATTGCGCAATCACAAAGGACAGCTGCTGTTGTCGCTTTTCAACCAGGCTGAGGGATTTCCCGATCAACCCGAAAAAAGTTTCCGCCAGATGAAGATTGCTTTGCATGCTTCACAGCAACCGGAAGGTGTATGGCAAGGCCTGCCAGCAGGCTTTTATGCCGTTGCATTGTTGCATGATGAAGATGCAGATGGGCGCATCGATGTGAACTGGCTGGGTATTCCCACCGAAGGCGTGGGTATATCAACCAGAAAAAAGATGTTATGGGGGAAACCTACCTTTCCATCGGCTTCATTTTATCTCAGCCACGATACTACCATTGTGATCCGTGTTCACTATTTACTGTAA
- the uxuA gene encoding mannonate dehydratase has product MEFGFHAYFAGLKHLVAMAYHLIQCMRWYGPKDPVSLWDIRQAGCSGVVTALHHIPVGEVWPVEEIQKRQREIAAAGMNWEVVESLPVHEDIKRQTGNYHHYIAHYKDSLRNLAACGVRVVTYNFMPVLDWMRTDIAYPMPDRSLALRFERLAFIAFDLFLLKRPHAESDYTPDEIAQAEQRFQQMSDKEKETLYHNALLGLPGSEGHFTRDEILQALEAYAGMKESELQQHLFDFLREIVPVAEELQIHLAIHPDDPPWPLLGLPRIVSTADHLRALLQAAPAPSNGLCFCTGSLGARADNDLPAMVKEFGSSIHFLHLRNVKRQSPGNFYEADHLDGDTDMFAIMYEVVKLMRQRQRAIPMRPDHGHQMLDDLHKKTYPGYSAIGRLRGLAELRGLEMGIQRMMEN; this is encoded by the coding sequence ATGGAATTCGGCTTTCATGCGTATTTTGCAGGCCTCAAACATCTTGTTGCCATGGCTTATCATCTGATTCAATGCATGCGCTGGTATGGGCCCAAAGATCCCGTCAGCCTATGGGATATCCGCCAGGCTGGCTGCAGCGGCGTGGTCACTGCACTTCATCATATTCCGGTTGGAGAAGTCTGGCCGGTGGAAGAGATTCAAAAGCGCCAGCGGGAAATTGCAGCCGCCGGTATGAATTGGGAAGTAGTAGAAAGCTTGCCAGTACACGAAGATATCAAAAGGCAAACCGGTAATTACCACCATTATATTGCCCATTACAAAGACAGCCTGCGCAACCTGGCTGCCTGCGGAGTTCGTGTGGTGACTTACAATTTTATGCCGGTACTCGACTGGATGCGTACCGATATCGCTTATCCCATGCCGGATCGTAGTCTGGCTCTTAGGTTCGAACGATTGGCCTTCATTGCTTTTGATTTGTTTTTACTCAAGCGTCCCCATGCCGAATCAGATTATACACCCGATGAAATTGCACAGGCCGAACAACGGTTTCAACAGATGAGCGACAAGGAAAAAGAGACGTTATACCACAACGCCTTGCTGGGGCTTCCCGGAAGTGAAGGCCATTTTACCCGCGACGAAATCCTCCAGGCGCTGGAAGCTTATGCGGGTATGAAGGAAAGCGAGCTGCAACAGCATCTGTTTGATTTTCTCCGGGAAATTGTGCCGGTTGCAGAAGAACTGCAGATTCACCTAGCCATTCATCCTGATGACCCACCCTGGCCTCTGCTGGGTTTGCCGCGCATTGTAAGCACTGCCGATCATCTTCGGGCTCTGTTGCAGGCCGCTCCTGCTCCCTCCAACGGCCTCTGCTTTTGTACGGGTTCTTTGGGAGCAAGGGCTGATAATGATTTACCGGCAATGGTGAAGGAATTCGGATCATCCATTCATTTTCTTCATCTGCGCAACGTGAAACGCCAAAGCCCTGGAAATTTTTATGAGGCCGACCACCTGGATGGGGATACCGATATGTTTGCCATCATGTATGAGGTGGTGAAGCTTATGCGGCAACGCCAGCGTGCCATACCCATGCGGCCCGACCACGGCCACCAAATGCTGGATGACCTGCATAAAAAAACCTATCCGGGTTATTCTGCAATCGGAAGATTAAGAGGGCTGGCTGAACTGCGCGGCCTGGAAATGGGGATTCAGCGCATGATGGAAAATTAA
- the lipB gene encoding lipoyl(octanoyl) transferase LipB, with protein sequence MMAQTIYVQDLGLIPYTDAWAYQEQLLHENLQAKMAFYASQKQLLAQGKSTASPLQANTRHFVLLCEHLPVITLGKNGRESHLLAHPEYLRQMGIEYIHTNRGGDITFHGPGQLVAYPILDLEKCFTDIGKYMRLLEQSVIDLLLEYGISATRSPGETGVWLDPDISHRARKICAMGVRCSRWITMHGLALNVNTDLHYFDYIIPCGIQGKQVTSMQRETGKAIPLAEIKSKWLKHFCKRLSEAIDDDVLPVSLSAAQEMHH encoded by the coding sequence ATGATGGCTCAAACAATTTATGTACAGGATCTGGGGTTGATTCCTTATACCGACGCATGGGCTTATCAGGAACAATTGCTGCATGAGAACCTGCAGGCCAAAATGGCATTCTATGCCAGCCAGAAACAACTGCTGGCTCAGGGCAAATCAACCGCTTCACCCTTGCAGGCCAATACGCGGCATTTTGTGTTGCTGTGTGAACATCTGCCTGTCATTACACTTGGAAAAAACGGCAGGGAATCCCATTTACTGGCCCATCCGGAATATCTGCGCCAGATGGGAATTGAATATATTCACACCAACCGGGGCGGTGATATTACGTTTCACGGGCCCGGTCAGCTGGTGGCTTATCCGATTCTGGATCTGGAAAAATGTTTTACGGATATTGGCAAATACATGCGCTTGCTGGAGCAATCCGTAATTGATCTTTTACTGGAATATGGCATTTCAGCTACCCGATCACCCGGCGAAACCGGTGTATGGCTAGATCCCGATATTTCCCATCGTGCCCGGAAAATTTGCGCCATGGGCGTGCGTTGCAGCCGATGGATTACCATGCATGGCCTGGCATTGAACGTGAATACGGATCTGCATTATTTCGATTACATTATTCCCTGCGGAATTCAGGGCAAACAGGTAACTTCCATGCAGCGGGAAACAGGTAAAGCAATTCCTCTCGCAGAAATAAAAAGCAAATGGTTAAAGCACTTCTGCAAACGACTAAGTGAGGCTATCGACGATGATGTTTTGCCCGTGTCTTTGTCTGCCGCACAGGAGATGCATCATTGA
- a CDS encoding GIY-YIG nuclease family protein has product MSGDVERRLSEHNRGQTRSTRAYRPWELIWVEGYDTRSAAREREKYLKSGVGKEWIKRKWSGSSAGYLPAGRQGATAF; this is encoded by the coding sequence ATGAGCGGGGATGTAGAACGTCGTTTGTCAGAGCATAATCGGGGACAGACGCGATCGACGCGTGCATATAGGCCATGGGAGTTGATTTGGGTGGAGGGGTATGATACACGGTCAGCTGCACGTGAGCGGGAGAAGTATTTGAAGAGTGGGGTAGGGAAGGAGTGGATAAAACGAAAATGGTCCGGTAGCTCAGCTGGATACCTGCCTGCCGGCAGGCAGGGAGCAACAGCCTTCTAA
- a CDS encoding GIY-YIG nuclease family protein produces MKKEERSRYQVYVLRSRKDGRFYVGMSGDVERRLSEHNRGQTRSTRAYRPWELIWVEGYDTRSAAREREKYLKSGVGKEWIKRKWSGSSAG; encoded by the coding sequence ATGAAAAAAGAGGAGAGGAGCCGATATCAAGTATATGTATTGAGGAGCAGGAAGGATGGCCGGTTTTATGTAGGTATGAGCGGGGATGTAGAACGTCGTTTGTCAGAGCATAATCGGGGACAGACGCGATCGACGCGTGCATATAGGCCATGGGAGTTGATTTGGGTGGAGGGGTATGATACACGGTCAGCTGCACGTGAGCGGGAGAAGTATTTGAAGAGTGGGGTAGGGAAGGAGTGGATAAAACGAAAATGGTCCGGTAGCTCAGCTGGATAG
- a CDS encoding LuxE/PaaK family acyltransferase has product MFSIKDFKAQLFSVSSETFEAKAIELFHYQYHAVSVYRTFVDHLHINPQEVKQLTDIPFLPVASFKYHAVTDETDPLPACYFESSTTTGLTPSRHYVRDPELYRKSLVKGFQQFYGPLDQYAILGLLPHYLERPHSSLIFMVREWMDLSQHPENGFYLTDTEALSHKLRDLEARQQPTILLGVTYALLDFAAQYPMPLRHTIVMETGGMKGRRREMIREEVHEMLQKAFQVDCIHAEYGMAELLSQAYARCKGRFACPPWMRVLVRDSYDPMDVRLEGQGVLNIIDLANVHSCAFLATEDVGRVYADGSFEVLGRLDASEWRGCNLLVA; this is encoded by the coding sequence ATGTTTTCCATAAAAGATTTTAAAGCGCAACTTTTTTCAGTATCGTCGGAAACATTTGAGGCAAAAGCCATAGAACTGTTTCACTACCAATATCATGCTGTCAGCGTCTATCGAACTTTTGTGGATCATCTGCACATCAATCCCCAAGAAGTAAAGCAACTAACCGATATTCCTTTTTTGCCGGTAGCTTCGTTCAAATACCACGCCGTTACGGATGAAACCGATCCGCTGCCAGCCTGTTACTTTGAAAGCAGCACCACCACCGGACTTACCCCCAGCCGGCATTATGTGAGGGATCCGGAATTATATCGAAAAAGCCTGGTAAAAGGTTTCCAGCAATTTTACGGCCCGCTTGACCAGTATGCAATTCTGGGCCTTCTGCCACATTATCTGGAGCGACCTCATTCTTCGCTGATTTTTATGGTGCGGGAATGGATGGATCTAAGCCAGCATCCGGAAAACGGGTTTTATCTCACTGATACGGAAGCCTTGTCCCACAAGCTTCGGGATCTGGAAGCCCGTCAACAACCTACGATCCTGTTAGGCGTAACCTATGCCTTGCTCGACTTTGCTGCGCAATATCCCATGCCCCTGCGGCATACCATTGTCATGGAAACAGGTGGCATGAAAGGACGACGCAGGGAAATGATCCGGGAAGAAGTGCACGAAATGCTGCAAAAGGCGTTTCAGGTAGATTGCATCCATGCTGAATATGGCATGGCTGAATTACTGTCGCAGGCCTATGCGCGTTGCAAAGGACGATTTGCCTGTCCACCCTGGATGCGGGTGCTGGTGCGCGATAGCTATGATCCGATGGATGTCAGACTCGAAGGGCAGGGAGTTTTGAATATTATTGATTTGGCCAATGTGCATTCATGCGCATTTCTTGCTACGGAAGATGTAGGCCGGGTATATGCCGATGGCAGTTTTGAAGTGCTGGGCAGGCTGGATGCAAGTGAATGGCGGGGCTGTAATTTGCTTGTAGCTTAA
- the pyrR gene encoding bifunctional pyr operon transcriptional regulator/uracil phosphoribosyltransferase PyrR, with product MKRIASAHQLELTIDRLCFELLERHGDFQQSAIIGLQPRGVMLSDRIYHRLLYIQPRLNLRYGKLDITFYRDDFKQRSASLVPNATDIDFMVEGLRVILIDDVLYTGRTIRSALDAMLDFGRPATVELLVLIDRKFSRQLPIQADYVGKRIDSIVSQKVKVCWNEVHGRDEVLLLDENET from the coding sequence GTGAAACGCATTGCCAGTGCACATCAGCTTGAGCTTACCATTGACCGGCTATGTTTTGAACTACTGGAAAGACATGGTGATTTCCAACAGTCGGCCATTATCGGCCTGCAGCCACGAGGTGTGATGCTTTCCGACCGGATTTATCACCGGTTGCTGTACATTCAGCCTCGTCTGAACCTGCGGTACGGCAAGCTCGACATTACATTTTACAGGGATGATTTCAAACAACGGTCGGCCAGTCTGGTGCCCAACGCTACTGATATTGATTTTATGGTGGAAGGTTTACGGGTAATTTTAATTGATGATGTACTTTACACCGGTCGCACCATCCGTTCAGCACTGGATGCCATGCTGGATTTTGGTAGGCCTGCAACTGTGGAGCTCTTGGTTTTGATTGACCGAAAGTTCAGCCGCCAGCTGCCCATACAGGCTGATTATGTGGGAAAACGCATTGATTCCATTGTATCCCAGAAAGTAAAAGTTTGCTGGAACGAAGTGCATGGCCGCGATGAAGTACTCCTGCTGGATGAAAATGAGACCTGA
- a CDS encoding copper homeostasis protein CutC, with the protein MENLSFQLEACVNCFHAARIAEQAGADRIELCENLHAGGTTPSAGTIKQVKARLQIPLYVMIRPRGGDFCYDEEEFAIMQTDIALCKNLGCEGVVFGILKENGEIDVNRCRRLVELAWPMETTFHRAFDLCPDPRRALEELVDAGFQYILTSGQQVRAVDGIDLLVQLDELAGGRIQLIAAGGIRYPQLQELLTRTHLRYFHSGASVPMPAVFPGSAPFALSDILINGEEIKRMKTLLREYTQKQTRSE; encoded by the coding sequence ATGGAAAATCTTTCTTTTCAACTGGAAGCATGCGTAAATTGTTTTCATGCTGCCCGGATAGCTGAGCAGGCCGGAGCCGACCGGATTGAACTTTGCGAAAACCTGCATGCCGGTGGAACTACCCCTTCAGCCGGTACAATCAAACAAGTGAAAGCGCGTCTTCAGATTCCGCTATATGTGATGATACGCCCGCGGGGCGGAGATTTTTGCTATGACGAGGAAGAGTTTGCCATTATGCAAACAGATATAGCGCTCTGCAAAAACCTGGGTTGTGAAGGTGTGGTTTTTGGGATATTAAAGGAAAATGGTGAAATAGATGTGAACAGATGCAGGAGGTTGGTGGAACTGGCCTGGCCTATGGAAACAACCTTTCACAGAGCATTTGACCTGTGCCCGGATCCCCGCCGGGCGCTTGAAGAGCTCGTAGATGCCGGATTCCAATACATACTTACATCCGGACAGCAGGTCCGGGCTGTTGACGGAATAGATTTGTTGGTACAACTGGACGAACTGGCTGGAGGAAGAATACAACTCATTGCAGCCGGAGGTATCCGCTATCCTCAACTGCAGGAGTTGCTTACACGTACTCATCTTCGCTATTTCCACAGCGGAGCTTCTGTTCCTATGCCGGCTGTTTTTCCTGGATCTGCGCCCTTCGCATTATCGGATATCCTCATCAACGGCGAAGAAATCAAACGAATGAAAACATTGCTGAGGGAGTACACCCAAAAACAAACCCGCTCAGAGTAA